TTTGGCGCAGGTCTGGTGTCCATGGGCCTCAACCCGGGTCCGGAGACCTTCGTCGGGATCTACGCCCAGAACTGTCCCGAGTGGATTCTGACGGAGCAGGGACTCTACTGCCAGTCCATGGTGATCGTACCTCTGTATGACACGCTAGGGCCTGAGGCTTGCAACTTTATCATTAATCAAGGTGAGGAACTGCCAAAAGTATTTATATCAATGAAAAAATGGTTAGTATGCCTTCAACAGATTTTCCATCAGCCATACAAGCAGCATTCCTGGGAAGGGTAGAATAATAATCATGGGCTTATACAAATATGTGTCCAGCAGCTCTAGTTTTTACTCTAAAAGTCTACATGAGGCATAGAAACTTAAGTTTACAGTTGAGTAGCACAAAATTTacctgtgagtgagtgagtgagtgtgtgtatgtgtgtgtgtgagtgtgtgtgtgtcaggcattAACATATCTTGTTGGCACAGCCTCCATCACCACTGTGGTGTGCCAAGATGACCGTAAGATGGCCCAGCTGCTGCAATCACCACCCAAGTGTCTCAAGAGGCTTATTGCAATCAAGGACATCTGTGCTGAGACCTCTGACCGTGCCAAGAAGCTTGGGATCACCATAAAATACTTTGAGGAAGTGGAAAGCATGGGGGCGGCGAGCCAGCTGCCCGAACTGGTGAGTCCGACAGCAAGCAAAACAGCCAATGCACCAAAGGGTTTACTCTGCGTTTTGTTAATTTCATTGGCTTTTTTTTGTGGAGGCACAGTCAGTTAGTATGATTATGTCTTCTGGTTCTTAATCATACAATGTACAGAAAGCATTTTTGTTGGCTATTGACACACTGCTCTTTTCTGCTCGCTTTTCCATGAGCAGTGCTGAGGGGacgcttttgttttatttttgcttttgcccttgagctgtttcctccactgtcaaaaaaaaaaaaaaaaacatgaaaaatatctAGATCATTTGTAAGGCCTGTACAAACTATAATTCCAACCCACACAGATGTCATAAGCAAAAATTGTTCTAAATAtgctggtgttcctcttccctGACCCTCACCATGTCTCACCAGGCCCCCAAGCCCGGCGACCTGTGCACTATCTGCTACACCTCCGGCACCACGGGCAACCCCAAGGGCGTCATGCTGTCCCATGAAAACATTGTTGCAGACGTCTCCGCCACACTCCTCCAGCTGGCCGAACACAAGCCGCACAAGGTAACACACACCCCCTGCCTCCTCAAACTCATTCCATCAGATCATATCATCACCTTAGTAAAGAAactgcctaagtcattattttctacttttcaggaaatcagaaacttttaaagaactgtcattatctcatttggcttaagatttaggcagaaatgaaaaggccaattctagaacactcgagcCTTGAATGACTAAGGCAACTTTACTAAAATGGATGTCACATGTTGATAAATTGATGTCGACAGAAACCTGGAAATCAGTGAAAAGTGACTGTAGAGGACTCATTTATTCATGTACATTCTCATTACATTTCCTCAACACATATTCAACAagtatttttctcattttacaagtattttctctccctttcagagTGATGTGTTATTATCCTTCCTACCGCTGGCGCACATGCTGGAGCGGTGCTGTGAGGTGGCCGTGTATATAGCCGGCGGTGCTGTAGGCTTCTATTCCGGGGACATCCGTAACCTTGTGGATGACTACAAGACACTGCGCCCCACCATCACCCCGTCCGTCCCTCGCCTCCTCAACAGAGTCTACGATAAGGTCACGTCGGCGGTCAACGGATCAGGGATAAAGAAACTCATGTTGAAGATGGCACTGGCCAGCAAGAAATCAGAACTCGAAAGGTTTGCCATGACTTTCCTTATAGATTTTACATAGTGTAGCACCCTGACCCTGTGAGCCATTGGGTAACATTATTAGGGGTCTATTGATCAGGCCTGAGTGTTAGGGTGTAAGGAAGGGCATGGGAGCCACAGACTTGGTTGATGCCCTACCGATGGCCTCTTTATCAGTCACATTTGCTTAATCAGTTACAATATAAATAATAGAATAAATAGCTGAGCATGACATATATGCATTGTGCTTAATGCATTACTTGTAGTTGATTGCATTCTCATTTCTGGATTGAGAGTAATGATAAACCAGCCATTCTGTGTAATAAGAAGCACTTGCAGTTAttcaagtagcaggcttttttttcattattgtttcctttcttttttgcctttgaactgtttcctctaccataaaaaaaaaaaaactattatatgTGTCTGCAATATTCCTGACTTTGAGCaagatattttgtttctttaataATGAAAGCAATCAATGAGAATGTTTCTGGGCATCATTTCAGGGGTGTGATAAGGAGAACCTCCATATGGGACAAGCTGGTGTTCAAGAAGGTGCAGGACGGCATGGGTGGCCGCCTCAGGCTGCTGGTGGTGGGCTCGGCACCGCTGGCCGGCAACGTGCTGACCTTCATGAGGGCGGCGCTGGGATGTGTGGTGAGTGAGCCCTCAGAGTGGCTGTGGTGTGGCCTGTCCTCTTGGGCTCTTAGTTTAGTGTGTTTTGACCTTAACCCATAGAtggcagcagtatttgaagagtaccccccaaccccccagatgaatggtctatatatagtcactgccgaccttaggaccgtagcgtaaatatagttacgccacgtaagagatgttttaactatcatctatatatagattctaccgcaatctggaagtgttgttatatttctgccatacaaaactgactgaattTTGTACTGTCTATATAGAGTACCTCTGCCATCTAAGGGTTAATGATCAGTAAGTCTTCACCAAGCTTCGTAACATTAAAAGTGTTGTTATGGCTCTATAATACCATGACCTTAAAGCCATAGGGGACTTCAGAGTTAGATGAAGCCCAATACAGAGAGGTGAGATAGCCACCATCTTAGGCCCTTGCCTTCAGCTTAAGATCATGATTCATTTTAAAGGCTCCTGTACCTCTTATTTTCCTAATTTTACTTCCCAATCTTTTCTAATCTCTTCTGAATCCTCTGTTTTTCTTATCTCtgcttcccattccttttccaaTCTTTTCTGAATGCTATGACAATTTCCCTTCTCTTAATATAAGTTTGCTATGTAAAATGTATGACCTCAGACAACATGGTCTTTGCTGCCTTTTTTATGTGTAAGAGTAATGCTGTACATGTTGCTGTAAAAAACCTTGCTCTTCACTTTTGGCACTCAATGGTTGAAtctcctcatttatttatttatttttcctgtccGCAGATCGTTGAGGGCTACGGGCAGACAGAGTGCGGAGCTCCGGCCACCCTGACCATCCAGGGCGACTACAAGCCTGACCATGTGGGTCCGCCCATCGCCTGCAATGCCATCAAGCTGGTGGATGTCCCAGAGATGGACTACTATGCTTCACAGAGTAAGGATCTGCTGCTCTCTTCACTAATTTTATCAGTTTGCCACATGTAAAATTAAGGTGAATATTTGTATATCAACAGAGGGTACAAAACAGCTAAAATTTTGGAGAAGTATGTCTCATATATTCCAGAGAAACTTTACATACAATCCTTTTTCAGGCCAGGGTGAAGTGTGCATCAAGGGCACCAACGTGTTCTTGGGCTACTTCAAGGACCCAGAGAAGACCCGGGAGACCATGGACGGCCAGGGGTGGCTCCACACGGGGGATATAGGACAGTGGCTCCCTGTGAGTGCCTCCTACAGTTTGTCAGGGAATAAAAGAGGCACTAGGATTTGCTGCAGCCTTAAAAATCATGTTACATATGTTGCTATACTGCACAGGCCCAATTTTTATCCAGTAATTTCAACAACCTCTCATTCATATTCCGTTTATAAATAGTCAGTTCCATTATTTTGTTGATTAGACTGATGAAGGCCGGCATCCAGCAATCTTCATCAAATATTATGCTGTAACGCTTCAATCAATATGGTTGGCTCAATGAAACAATAATCAAATTTCCCAAACTAATTTTTATATATAGACAAGATTACATGTCAAGAGTTGAAAAAAATTATTATAGATCACAAAGCTCACAGTTGTTACATTCCAATGACTTCTTACATCCATCTCTCCCTTGTCACCTGCCTGATGATGAGTTTTgttgtttaccttattttgtgtcttCTCTTTTTCAGAATGGCACTCTAAAAATAATTGACCGTAAGAAACATATATTCAAGCTGTCACAAGGCGAGTACATTGCTCCTGAAAAAGTAGAGAATATTTATGTGCGGTCGCAGTACGTTGCTCAGGTGTTTGTGCACGGCGAGAGTCTTAAGGTGAGGGaagctgttattattgttactcaTTTCAGTTAGTAATTAAATAATGACACAGAATGGCCAGCCCTTCATGATTATTAGGATCATATTgccaaacatttcggagcttacacacccacatttgataaggcattCATAGgagtcaggacacctctcctcccgaaattgacctctcttttaggacactcctttgacctctgtccGTGAGCAGtgggcttcttttttttatctctttctttgagcccttgaactgtctccttagatgtaaaaaaaaaaatctccaggggtacttttatgacccaggtggtagcttaacccttcttctgtaccatgaacctagaaaaacactcaatagaacccagTTGATCTCCTCAGCCtctgggaatagttgatgtgagagcaccattgccagattatcgtactcaagagccacatatttacctgtttctgtcCCATAAATGTTGACAGGAACCACCAAtgattaaccatttaaacgataggCATGTATGAAGGCAGTTAATTGGGTGATGAAAACAGTTTTTGGgtaggaaatcggcaaacataggaggcagagtacgacaatctggcaatgtgaTGTAAGACCCAAAAGCATCTAAGAATATGGTCcttaatgttttgtgtgtgtgaacagtCCAGCGTGGTGGCCATCGTGGTGCCGGAGGTGGAGGCCGTCAAGGAGTGGGCCCGGGAGCAGGACATCCCCGGCACGCTGTCCGTCCTGTGCGCCAACCCCCACGTCAAGCAGCTCATCATGGACGACATCACCAACCTCGGGAAGGCGGCCGGTCTCAAGTCCTTCGAACAGGTATTGTTGTCTTGTTATCCGTAAATAATGCAAAACAAGCCACTGAAAGTTGCTACTGTAAATGATGTCTCTagattcaaaaaaaaaaaatatatatatatatatatatatatatatatatatatatatatatatatatatatatatatatatatatatatatatatatatatatatatttcaagtgaTTTAGTGTCAGAAGGTATTATGTAAATGGCGTGCTAGCATCAGATAACAAGTGCTACAGTAAGGGCAAAGATTTAGACTGGTCACCCTTCTCTTCCCAGGCCAAAGACATCTACCTTCACCCCGACCTCTTCAGCGTGCAGAACGGCCTCCTCACGCCAACCCTCAAGTCCAAGCGGCCGCAGCTTAAAAAGTATTTCACCCCACAGATCGACGACATGTATGCCAAGCTTCCCTAGAGCGCCGGGCCAGGTCAGCTAGCATACACTTGTTACTTAACGGCgtgctgagtgtgtatgtgtgtgcgtgtatgtgtgtgtgtgtgtgtgtgtttcaagtccAGAGTGTAAGTAACTTTGAGTGGATGTATTGAACAATTTGACTTGTGCCTCATATTGCCTGTATTAGACAATATTTTATGTTAACAGTAGACACAGATTCTCATTATTTATTTGAAATACATAATTATGGTTATGCTTGGAGATTACTATCAAACATGTTCATAGTGAAGACCAAGGAGTCACTAGGCTTGACATGGTTGTACATATAGGTCAAAACGAGAAGACTTTATCAGTGTACGTAGTCAGGTCACCTTCTATACATAGTTTGCGGTCGTTCATTGATGGTACTTTTATCTTCAACAGCTTCAGTGTTTTAACATTCAGCTTTAAAATTTTCCTAAGCTTCATTGTGAAATTAAAATATTTGTGAGCTATTTTTTAGGggctatagttttttttttttttatgcctataGTCTGGTTACCAGCTGTTTCAGTGCCACCAGAATGCAGGTCTTCATTTGAAATGTTTAAAGTTATGGAGTATACTCGCATTTCCCAGATTGTTTCATGTGCAATAAGAGTGTTGAGTTAACAACAATTACAATTTTACAAAACTATATATTGAAAAGTGGACTTTTACATATATTGTAAAAATGTTCCCCTTTGTTATGAAGCATTGCTTGTACAGTTTTCTGGTGTGAAATAAATCAGTTGCATGATCTCTTTGGGTGAATGGAGGTGTAGGCAAACTTGTGCAAAAGTCAGTTAAAGAAAATTTATTAGGAATAAATCATATTTATTTCAAACCAGGTATTTCCTAATGCATAGTGATGTATTCAAGGCAAGAGATATTCTAGTCAGTCTGCTGGATTAGTAATATCACGGTGCAAGGTGGTGAGGCGCCCACCACTGGTTGTGTGTTTGTGAGCTTCATATCGGACTCAGTATGAATATGATAAACAATGTCACAAGGTGTTTAGCTATGGTACCAGTGTGTATGTACAGTCACAGATTATTCTAATTACACTTACTAAGAGGGTGGATTCACGGTGACCACAGGCAGCAATAATTGTTAGAGAGTGAGGGGGAACAAGGGTGATGGAAGTGAACCCAAATGCTCCTGAGTTATCTTTTACCTTTGAAGGACTTCAGTGAATCAAACAGGTTCTATGTTTTGTTCATAAAGATATTAAAGTTTTGTAATATCATAGGCTGTTTGAGGGAGTCCATAATTATTTCCAATAAATATGAAAATTGGATTCTTTTTGTCCACAATTACACTGCCGTAACAATACCTCTGTCAATATGTGTCCAGGAACATGTGTTGTTGAGGTGTCTTCACAGCACGGTTCTGACAAGGTTTGGGTAAGCGatcctgtcctcccgtctttgatTGTACCCacgccttttctttcccttatttactTGCCTAAGAGCTTTGCTATTTTAcactattacacttttcacttcacactattacacttttcactTCTCATATCATTGGTAATTATTGAAAGTCAccccgcgcctccaaaatacgatattacgcctccatattgtacgtAAGGGACGAAATGTCCCTTAATCGTAATATAAATAGAAAGAGGCTGGAAAGGTGAAAAAATGCTAAGAAAAACGAATAGAGAATCTTGAAGCGCTGCACCTCATTAAACGCCAGGTAGTGGACCGATGCAGTCTTGAAAGGTAAGGTTTGTATTTCCACCATTGAAGTGCTGCACCACATTTAACAGCCAGATAATGGACTGATGAAAGTCCTAAAAGGTAAGGTTTGTATTTCCACCACTGAAGTGCTGCACCACATTGAGAGGGAAAACGGGAGGCCACGATCGCGCCCTCAATATTAGATTTAATAGTCAGGAATGCCCTAAGAGACctttggagaggaaaacagcacaaaATAAGGGAGTGTATATTAACACAGACAACAAAATTACCAAAAAGTCATCAAACCACTGTAGTGTGCAAAAGGGGTTGGCCTGCTGTGTCACCGGTGTTGGGTGCACCGGTTGTAATCCTCTCAGCTAAAGGCCAGGGAAGTGAAGTCCATAGGCTGGAGTGCAGTGGGAGACAGCAATGGTGATTTGGTTGGGCGGTACAGCCAGGGGAGAAGCAGCAAGGAGCCCAGACACGCAGCTTCCCCAGCGAGACGAAGGACCAGCGTAACCTTGAGAAGGGAAGGTGTGCACTCTGCGGTGGTGAGCTGATGTGTGCCTTAGCCCGCCAGCCGGGCTATAACGTCGGCTCGGAAGTAGGAGGAGC
This sequence is a window from Eriocheir sinensis breed Jianghai 21 chromosome 1, ASM2467909v1, whole genome shotgun sequence. Protein-coding genes within it:
- the LOC127003660 gene encoding long-chain-fatty-acid--CoA ligase 1-like isoform X2 encodes the protein MSDMDAGMLEEYAPVMGGVVAAAAVVAATYYLTRPPSVPPMVDLDQQSQLIKEGSELIRVSKLSKEAKEAKFMKYVYEDTRTLYDVFRRGVRESNNGPCLGYREGPGKPYQWLHYNEALLRAKNFGAGLVSMGLNPGPETFVGIYAQNCPEWILTEQGLYCQSMVIVPLYDTLGPEACNFIINQASITTVVCQDDRKMAQLLQSPPKCLKRLIAIKDICAETSDRAKKLGITIKYFEEVESMGAASQLPELAPKPGDLCTICYTSGTTGNPKGVMLSHENIVADVSATLLQLAEHKPHKSDVLLSFLPLAHMLERCCEVAVYIAGGAVGFYSGDIRNLVDDYKTLRPTITPSVPRLLNRVYDKVTSAVNGSGIKKLMLKMALASKKSELERGVIRRTSIWDKLVFKKVQDGMGGRLRLLVVGSAPLAGNVLTFMRAALGCVIVEGYGQTECGAPATLTIQGDYKPDHVGPPIACNAIKLVDVPEMDYYASQSQGEVCIKGTNVFLGYFKDPEKTRETMDGQGWLHTGDIGQWLPNGTLKIIDRKKHIFKLSQGEYIAPEKVENIYVRSQYVAQVFVHGESLKSSVVAIVVPEVEAVKEWAREQDIPGTLSVLCANPHVKQLIMDDITNLGKAAGLKSFEQAKDIYLHPDLFSVQNGLLTPTLKSKRPQLKKYFTPQIDDMYAKLP
- the LOC127003660 gene encoding long-chain-fatty-acid--CoA ligase 5-like isoform X1, whose translation is MNNLVDTASWGVGGVGEAAERVLQGAGHGMESGAGALRSAAEGAAGAVTSAGAPLRQAAGALNNLSVPLTPTPKPKSMLEEYAPVMGGVVAAAAVVAATYYLTRPPSVPPMVDLDQQSQLIKEGSELIRVSKLSKEAKEAKFMKYVYEDTRTLYDVFRRGVRESNNGPCLGYREGPGKPYQWLHYNEALLRAKNFGAGLVSMGLNPGPETFVGIYAQNCPEWILTEQGLYCQSMVIVPLYDTLGPEACNFIINQASITTVVCQDDRKMAQLLQSPPKCLKRLIAIKDICAETSDRAKKLGITIKYFEEVESMGAASQLPELAPKPGDLCTICYTSGTTGNPKGVMLSHENIVADVSATLLQLAEHKPHKSDVLLSFLPLAHMLERCCEVAVYIAGGAVGFYSGDIRNLVDDYKTLRPTITPSVPRLLNRVYDKVTSAVNGSGIKKLMLKMALASKKSELERGVIRRTSIWDKLVFKKVQDGMGGRLRLLVVGSAPLAGNVLTFMRAALGCVIVEGYGQTECGAPATLTIQGDYKPDHVGPPIACNAIKLVDVPEMDYYASQSQGEVCIKGTNVFLGYFKDPEKTRETMDGQGWLHTGDIGQWLPNGTLKIIDRKKHIFKLSQGEYIAPEKVENIYVRSQYVAQVFVHGESLKSSVVAIVVPEVEAVKEWAREQDIPGTLSVLCANPHVKQLIMDDITNLGKAAGLKSFEQAKDIYLHPDLFSVQNGLLTPTLKSKRPQLKKYFTPQIDDMYAKLP
- the LOC127003660 gene encoding long-chain-fatty-acid--CoA ligase 1-like isoform X3 — translated: MGPKNPAEVIPDHPSKICYRPVRVPLPLEEQSDIVKGSELIRVSKLSKEAKEAKFMKYVYEDTRTLYDVFRRGVRESNNGPCLGYREGPGKPYQWLHYNEALLRAKNFGAGLVSMGLNPGPETFVGIYAQNCPEWILTEQGLYCQSMVIVPLYDTLGPEACNFIINQASITTVVCQDDRKMAQLLQSPPKCLKRLIAIKDICAETSDRAKKLGITIKYFEEVESMGAASQLPELAPKPGDLCTICYTSGTTGNPKGVMLSHENIVADVSATLLQLAEHKPHKSDVLLSFLPLAHMLERCCEVAVYIAGGAVGFYSGDIRNLVDDYKTLRPTITPSVPRLLNRVYDKVTSAVNGSGIKKLMLKMALASKKSELERGVIRRTSIWDKLVFKKVQDGMGGRLRLLVVGSAPLAGNVLTFMRAALGCVIVEGYGQTECGAPATLTIQGDYKPDHVGPPIACNAIKLVDVPEMDYYASQSQGEVCIKGTNVFLGYFKDPEKTRETMDGQGWLHTGDIGQWLPNGTLKIIDRKKHIFKLSQGEYIAPEKVENIYVRSQYVAQVFVHGESLKSSVVAIVVPEVEAVKEWAREQDIPGTLSVLCANPHVKQLIMDDITNLGKAAGLKSFEQAKDIYLHPDLFSVQNGLLTPTLKSKRPQLKKYFTPQIDDMYAKLP